Proteins from a genomic interval of Nitrospina gracilis Nb-211:
- a CDS encoding DNA gyrase/topoisomerase IV subunit B, with the protein MSTYQAKDIQVLEGLEPVRKRPGMYIGSTSSTGLHHLVWEILDNSVDEALNGHCNHIEITIHGEDEITIKDNGRGIPVDTFRKTKKSAMEILFTTLHSGGKFQEGNYKVSGGLHGVGMAVVCALSKSLTATSRRDGFEWTQNYSCGKAQGNLKKGKATRNRGTEITFRPDPKIFPKIAWNVKSILEQAESKAFLNKGLKITVRENQNTHVFQYPEGIKDFIRKITPANASLTPEPLYVEKDDEKLRLEAAFLWTSKTDTVIHSYANAIKTIDGGTHENGFRNGITKAIRAYIERRNLLPKGISGITGDDVKEGLVAIINVYLQGDVEFQGQTKGRLNSDITSQVDSVVRHSLEDFLNTHQTQGDALASRIILAAQARIASRQAKDSVNRKSNISHRLNLPGKLSDCSSTLRDESELFICEGDSAGGSSKQARDRKTQAILPIRGKILNVETATKDKILANQEIQNIISALGTGIEPNFNYEKLRYGKIILMTDADVDGAHICTLLLTFFYRFMPRLIHQNHLYIAQPPLYRIDAGKKTFYAIDDKEKDKIVSKLNGAKYEVGRFKGLGEMPSSDLKTTTMDKGNRTLIRVTIADDKNTDVTFDRLMGKDAQNRFKFIKEKAVFFQDLDI; encoded by the coding sequence ATGAGCACGTATCAGGCAAAAGACATTCAGGTACTGGAAGGACTCGAACCGGTCCGCAAACGGCCGGGCATGTACATCGGCTCCACCTCGTCCACGGGACTGCACCATCTCGTGTGGGAAATTCTCGACAACTCCGTCGATGAAGCGCTCAACGGCCACTGCAACCACATCGAGATCACGATCCACGGAGAAGACGAGATCACCATCAAAGACAACGGTCGCGGCATTCCCGTGGACACCTTCCGCAAAACCAAAAAGAGCGCGATGGAGATTCTGTTCACCACGCTCCATTCCGGCGGCAAGTTCCAGGAAGGCAATTACAAGGTGTCCGGCGGGTTGCACGGCGTCGGCATGGCGGTGGTGTGTGCGCTGTCGAAATCGCTGACCGCCACCTCCCGTCGCGATGGCTTCGAGTGGACGCAGAATTATTCCTGCGGAAAAGCCCAGGGTAATTTGAAGAAGGGCAAGGCCACCCGCAACCGCGGCACGGAAATCACCTTCCGCCCCGACCCGAAAATCTTCCCCAAGATCGCGTGGAACGTGAAGTCCATCCTCGAACAGGCGGAATCGAAGGCGTTCCTCAACAAGGGGCTGAAGATCACCGTGCGCGAAAACCAGAACACGCACGTATTCCAGTACCCGGAAGGCATCAAGGATTTCATCCGCAAGATCACTCCGGCCAATGCGTCGCTCACCCCCGAGCCGTTGTACGTGGAGAAAGACGACGAGAAACTGCGGCTCGAGGCGGCGTTTTTGTGGACGTCTAAAACCGATACGGTGATCCATTCCTACGCCAATGCCATCAAGACCATCGACGGCGGCACGCACGAAAACGGGTTTCGCAACGGCATCACCAAGGCCATCCGCGCCTATATCGAGCGCCGCAACCTTCTGCCGAAAGGCATCTCCGGCATCACCGGCGACGACGTGAAAGAAGGTTTGGTGGCCATCATCAATGTCTATTTGCAGGGCGACGTCGAGTTCCAGGGACAGACCAAGGGGCGACTCAATTCCGACATCACCTCGCAGGTCGATTCCGTGGTGCGTCATTCCCTCGAGGATTTCCTGAACACGCACCAGACCCAGGGCGACGCGCTGGCCAGCCGCATCATCCTCGCCGCGCAGGCGCGCATCGCCTCGCGCCAGGCCAAGGATTCGGTCAACCGCAAATCAAATATTTCGCATCGGCTGAACCTGCCGGGCAAGCTCTCCGACTGTTCTTCCACCTTGCGCGACGAATCGGAATTGTTCATTTGCGAAGGTGATTCCGCCGGCGGCTCCAGCAAGCAGGCGCGCGACCGCAAGACGCAGGCCATCCTGCCCATCCGCGGCAAGATCCTGAACGTGGAGACCGCGACCAAGGACAAGATCCTCGCCAACCAGGAAATCCAGAACATCATCTCCGCCCTTGGCACCGGCATCGAGCCCAATTTCAATTATGAAAAACTACGCTATGGGAAAATCATCCTGATGACCGACGCCGACGTGGACGGGGCGCATATCTGTACCCTGCTTCTCACCTTTTTTTACCGCTTCATGCCGCGCCTGATCCACCAAAACCACCTGTACATCGCCCAGCCGCCGCTCTACCGCATCGATGCCGGCAAAAAGACCTTCTACGCCATCGACGACAAGGAAAAGGACAAAATCGTCTCCAAGCTGAACGGTGCGAAATACGAGGTCGGCCGCTTCAAAGGCCTGGGTGAGATGCCCTCTTCCGACCTCAAGACCACCACCATGGACAAGGGCAACCGCACCCTCATCCGCGTCACCATTGCCGACGACAAGAACACCGACGTCACCTTCGACCGGCTGATGGGCAAGGACGCGCAAAACCGCTTCAAATTCATAAAAGAGAAGGCCGTATTTTTTCAGGACCTCGATATTTAA
- a CDS encoding DNA gyrase/topoisomerase IV subunit A encodes MANEKESDITQELENRFLTYALSTIVSRSLPDVRDGLKPIHRRILYAMNGMGVGSDAKPVKSAKIIGEVLGKFHPHGDTSTYDSMVRMAQDFAMRYPLVDGKGNFGSVDGDSPAAYRYTEGKLTPITSYMLADIKKNTVEFRANYDNTLQEPVILPSKVPNLLINGSSGIAVGMACSFPSHNLKEVMNALMSLIDDRKQTTTQIMKHIKGPDFPTGGILLNSKTELRKMYEEGSGNLKVRGKWTMETLARGKTQIVITEIPYGVNKARLIEKIAEIIIAKKLMALTDVRDESDENVRVVLEIKSGSDPEKIMAYLYKHSDLESGFQINFNCLKPNGEPERLSIGEICLHFLDFRKDVVTRRIKYDLEILEKRLHILKGFAAIFNDLDKALKLIRSSKSKDEAATKLKKTFKLDDEQTSAILDIPLYRLVSMEIDKILQEQKDKEKEQKRLQDILKSEKKIWQEVKTELKEIADKYSDKRRTQFGTDEGVEFNAEDFIEHEDVVLVVSRNGWLRKMKSVSDPASLKYKENDSLLETARVNTADLVAFFTSHGVVYVQKVHALPYTRSGFGEPIQNLFKFGDGERIVKVLPLLSPQSVEAREAAKGEQQSLPLDGIGQEENAELLLVSSAGYGFRFATENLGETTRSGKKVMTLKNDARLITVTRVTGTHAFLLSEAGKGMLVKLDQITQLSGAGVGVRLINVGTSRFLAAKCVKKRDTVQLVLDSGKTKELKLTAVPEYNRGSQGVSVVKRVKVVRIEEN; translated from the coding sequence ATGGCAAACGAAAAAGAATCCGATATCACTCAGGAACTGGAAAACCGGTTCCTCACCTACGCCCTGTCCACCATTGTGTCGCGTTCCCTGCCGGACGTGCGCGACGGATTGAAGCCGATCCACCGCCGCATCCTGTACGCCATGAACGGCATGGGCGTTGGCTCTGACGCAAAACCTGTCAAATCCGCCAAAATCATCGGTGAAGTGCTGGGTAAATTCCATCCGCACGGCGACACCTCCACCTACGACTCGATGGTGCGCATGGCGCAGGACTTCGCCATGCGTTACCCGCTGGTGGACGGCAAGGGCAACTTCGGCTCAGTGGATGGCGACTCCCCGGCGGCGTACCGTTACACGGAAGGCAAGCTGACGCCCATCACCAGCTACATGCTGGCCGACATCAAGAAGAACACCGTCGAGTTCCGCGCCAACTACGACAACACCCTGCAGGAGCCGGTCATTTTGCCGTCGAAAGTGCCGAACCTGCTCATCAACGGTTCGTCCGGCATCGCCGTCGGCATGGCGTGTTCTTTTCCCAGCCACAACCTGAAAGAAGTCATGAACGCGCTCATGTCGCTCATCGACGACCGCAAGCAGACCACGACCCAGATCATGAAGCACATCAAGGGGCCGGACTTCCCCACCGGCGGCATCCTGCTCAATTCCAAAACCGAGTTGCGCAAGATGTACGAGGAGGGCTCCGGCAACCTGAAGGTGCGCGGCAAATGGACTATGGAAACCCTGGCCCGCGGCAAAACGCAGATCGTCATTACGGAGATTCCCTACGGCGTCAACAAAGCGCGGCTGATCGAAAAGATCGCCGAGATCATCATCGCCAAAAAACTGATGGCGCTCACCGACGTCCGCGACGAAAGCGACGAGAACGTGCGCGTGGTGCTGGAGATCAAATCGGGGAGCGACCCTGAAAAGATCATGGCCTACCTGTACAAGCACTCGGATCTGGAAAGCGGGTTCCAGATCAATTTCAACTGCCTGAAGCCGAACGGCGAGCCGGAGCGCTTGTCCATCGGCGAAATATGTCTGCACTTCCTTGATTTCCGCAAAGACGTGGTGACGCGCCGCATCAAGTACGACCTGGAGATCCTGGAAAAACGCCTGCACATCCTGAAAGGCTTTGCCGCCATCTTCAACGATCTCGACAAGGCGCTGAAACTCATCCGCTCCTCCAAGTCCAAGGACGAAGCGGCGACGAAGCTCAAAAAGACGTTCAAGCTGGACGACGAGCAGACCTCCGCCATTCTCGATATCCCGCTCTACCGGCTGGTGTCGATGGAGATCGACAAGATCCTGCAGGAGCAGAAGGACAAAGAGAAAGAGCAGAAGCGTCTGCAGGACATCCTGAAATCGGAGAAGAAAATCTGGCAGGAAGTCAAAACCGAACTGAAAGAAATTGCTGACAAGTACAGCGACAAACGCCGCACCCAGTTCGGTACCGACGAAGGGGTCGAATTCAACGCCGAGGATTTCATCGAGCACGAGGACGTGGTGCTGGTGGTCAGCCGAAACGGCTGGCTGCGCAAGATGAAATCGGTATCCGATCCGGCGTCCCTCAAGTACAAGGAAAACGACAGCCTGCTGGAGACCGCACGCGTCAACACGGCAGACCTCGTCGCGTTCTTCACCTCGCACGGCGTGGTGTACGTGCAGAAGGTGCACGCCCTGCCCTACACGCGCAGTGGATTCGGTGAGCCCATCCAGAACCTGTTCAAGTTCGGTGACGGCGAACGCATCGTCAAGGTCCTGCCCTTGTTGTCGCCGCAGTCGGTGGAAGCGCGGGAGGCGGCAAAGGGCGAACAGCAGAGCCTGCCTTTGGACGGCATCGGCCAGGAAGAAAATGCGGAACTGCTACTGGTGAGTTCGGCTGGCTACGGCTTCCGCTTCGCCACGGAAAATCTGGGTGAGACCACCCGCTCCGGCAAAAAGGTGATGACGCTCAAAAACGACGCGCGTCTGATCACGGTCACCCGCGTCACCGGCACCCACGCGTTCCTTTTATCGGAAGCGGGCAAAGGCATGCTGGTGAAGCTGGACCAGATCACCCAGTTGAGCGGCGCGGGCGTGGGCGTGCGTCTCATCAACGTCGGCACGAGCCGGTTCCTCGCCGCCAAGTGCGTGAAGAAACGCGACACGGTGCAACTGGTGCTGGACAGCGGCAAAACCAAGGAACTTAAATTGACGGCGGTGCCGGAATACAACCGCGGCAGTCAGGGCGTGAGCGTGGTCAAACGCGTCAAGGTCGTCCGTATTGAGGAAAATTGA